One genomic region from Parerythrobacter aestuarii encodes:
- a CDS encoding cytochrome P450, whose translation MATLAPKRPECRRSPTAYEALKEHLKEHPEDRLEHPDKWDVSRSDIYYNNTWQPIFKEMREAGPLHYIEDSPFGPYWAVVGHKAIQHIEALPETFSSSWEHGGITILNRLDDEQLEEMGRERRELPMFIAMDRPQHTGQRRTVAPKFTPSGMAEMEGEIRQRTGELLDTLPRGEVFDWVDKVSIELTTGMLAILFGFPWEDRRLLTYWSDWSGDTELATVRELDEMRWGILEEMGAYFQSLWIERTHDKEPGDDLISMMIHSPAMNQMSPQEFMGNLVLLIVGGNDTTRNSMSGIIYQLDKNPDQRKLFEQKPELIPNAVQEILRMQTPLAHMRRTCTEDTEVFGQTIKKGDKVVLWYISANRDEEVFENPDKLDIERENARRHIAFGYGIHRCVGARLAELQLRVLLEELHKRRMRVHVAGDIERVRANFVHGFRKLEVEITEF comes from the coding sequence ATGGCCACCCTTGCCCCGAAACGCCCGGAATGCCGCCGTTCCCCCACGGCCTATGAAGCGCTGAAGGAGCACCTCAAGGAGCATCCGGAAGACCGGCTGGAGCACCCCGACAAGTGGGACGTGAGTCGGAGCGACATCTATTACAACAACACCTGGCAGCCGATCTTCAAGGAGATGCGCGAGGCCGGGCCGCTGCACTATATCGAAGACAGCCCGTTCGGCCCCTATTGGGCAGTGGTCGGCCACAAGGCGATCCAGCATATCGAAGCACTGCCCGAGACTTTCTCTTCCAGCTGGGAGCACGGCGGGATCACCATCCTCAACCGGCTCGATGACGAGCAGCTTGAGGAAATGGGCCGGGAACGGCGCGAACTGCCGATGTTCATCGCCATGGACCGACCGCAGCACACCGGCCAGCGACGCACTGTCGCGCCCAAGTTCACCCCTTCCGGCATGGCCGAGATGGAAGGCGAAATCCGCCAGCGCACCGGCGAACTGCTCGACACGCTGCCGCGCGGCGAAGTATTCGACTGGGTCGACAAGGTTTCGATCGAACTCACCACCGGCATGCTCGCCATCCTGTTCGGCTTCCCGTGGGAAGACCGCCGTCTGCTGACCTACTGGTCGGACTGGTCGGGCGATACCGAGCTCGCCACCGTGCGCGAACTCGACGAAATGCGCTGGGGCATTCTTGAAGAAATGGGTGCCTATTTCCAGTCGCTGTGGATCGAGCGCACGCATGACAAGGAGCCGGGCGACGACCTCATCTCGATGATGATCCATTCGCCGGCGATGAACCAGATGAGCCCGCAGGAATTCATGGGCAACCTTGTGCTGCTGATCGTCGGCGGCAACGACACCACCCGCAATTCCATGAGCGGGATCATCTACCAGCTCGACAAGAACCCCGACCAGCGCAAGCTGTTCGAGCAGAAGCCCGAGCTGATCCCCAACGCGGTGCAGGAAATCCTGCGCATGCAGACCCCGCTTGCACACATGCGCCGGACCTGCACCGAAGACACCGAAGTGTTCGGCCAGACCATCAAGAAGGGTGACAAGGTCGTGCTGTGGTACATCTCGGCCAACCGCGACGAGGAAGTGTTCGAGAACCCCGACAAGCTCGACATCGAGCGCGAGAACGCCCGCCGCCACATCGCTTTCGGCTATGGCATCCACCGCTGCGTGGGTGCACGGCTGGCCGAACTGCAGCTGCGCGTGCTGCTGGAAGAGCTTCACAAGCGCCGCATGCGGGTGCATGTCGCGGGCGATATCGAGCGGGTGCGGGCGAACTTCGTCCACGGCTTCCGCAAGCTCGAAGTCGAGATCACCGAATTCTGA